gtcgcacacgctccagcaggtatatttcactggtcatccccaaagccaacacctcctttggccgcctttccttatagttctctgctgccaatgactggaacgaattgcataaatcactgaagttggagacttatatctccctcactaacttcaagcatcatctgtcagagcagcttaccgatcactgcagctgtacacagcccatctgtaaatagcccaaccaactacctacctcatccccatatttgtttttatttgtttttctgctcttttgcacaccagtatttatacttgcacatctatcactccagtgttaattactaaattgtaattacttcgccactatgacctatttattgccttacctccttacttcatttgcacactatatacagattttctattgtgttattgactgtacgtttgtttatcccatgtgtaactctgtgttgttgtttttgtttcactgctttgctttatcttggccaagtcgcagttgtaaatgagaacttgttctcaactggcctacatggttaaataaaggtgaaataaaaacatttaaaaaaattatagtgAGGTGCTGAGGGTCCTTGGATCAAGGTGTTACCAAAAACGTGTCATAacttgtttatttgtgtgtgtgtgttttgagcagGTGGTACAGTGTACCAGCCCATCACAGTAGTCACTCCTCAGGGACAAGTGGTTGGACAAGCTATCTCACCCCAGACAATACGCATCAACAACACACAGGTGAGGAAtacgccacacacagacagacgtacGCTCACAGTCACACGAACTACAGGCTGTTCTCTgaattgactgtgtgtgtgtacagctccAGTTGCAGCTCAATCAGGACCTGAGCAGTTTCTTCACCCAGGAGGACAGCTCACCCAAAAGCAACAAGAGAGGCGTCCTGCCCAAATCAGCCACCAACATCATGCGCACCTGGCTCTTCCAGCACATAGGGGTGAGTAAAAACACCTCAAGGTGTAAATTGAAACTAGAATACCTTGCACCTCGTACCAACCATTCCGAAGATTAGAATAACTATAACTAAATGTATTGTAACTCAGAGTAAATCTTTGCTAGGTTATTCCAAGGGTGtctgtgcatgcttgtgtgcatgtgagtgtgcaCGTGCATACATTTGAGAGAGAATGATGGCCCCCGTCACGATGGCTCGTCCCATGATGGCTCGGAGCGGCTGCGTTGACAGAGACTGATGTGTTAGGCCCTCATATGACTGGCCCATGGTCGGCTGGCTAAATGCTAATCAGAGGTTAATCAGTGGACAGCTCACAGGCCCACTGGCGGAAGCTAACAAGACTGGTAGCTCACAGAGACCCTTTGTtccctgtgtgtttgtgcgtgtgtgggtgtcaGTGTGTGCCTGCGCGGGTGTGTTTGTGCGCGCATGTAAGAGACGGTTAACTAACAGCCAGATGTTAGATAATCCTAGCCCTTTGTAGGATGAAGCGTCTTCACTACAGCTTGTTCCTCTCTGCTTGCTCCTGAATTGCTAATACTGGCACTCAAGCCTCTGTGCATCCTAATGTTGAATCTAAATGCATCCGGGTTTGGGACGAAAGCCCAACCTCCTGATACCTCAGATTTTCTCCCCACATGGCCTACTAGCATTTTATACCGCTGTGATTAATGGTCCCCGTGGTGCCCACAAATGTTGCATGATAGCAGGTCAAGTAACAGAGGAATTGGGTAAAAAGGTATCCGACTAGTGGCCAGGCTGCTCCGAACTCTAATTCACATAGAAGTGACTTTACTTAATCATCATCCTGTGCTGTTCCCATACAAATTGACCTTTAGTCTTACATCATCCATCCACAGTCTCTCCCAGTACCTACTGGGCTTAATAGGGAGCTAAACACAAACAATAATTTGCTGTAAATGATTGTTTGTATTCTTTACCCATGTctctttgcatctctctctctctctcagcatcccTATCCCACAGAGGACGAGAAGAAACAGCTCGCCATACAGACCAACCTGACCCTGCTGCAGGTCAACAACTGGTGAGTCAATCTTTCACACACACCCTTAACCCAAGCGCAGAATTGTGGCCTTGGATGATTGGCTTAGCCCCtgttcgtctctccctctccaggttCATTAATGCTAGGAGGCGGATCCTCCAGCCCATGATGGACAGCAGTGCGTCGGACACGCCCAAGAGCAGGAAGAGGACTCCCCAGAGCCGGCCCACCCAGCGTTTCTGGCCCATGGCCAACAACATTGCCTCGGCCGGTGTAGGGCAAGAGGTGGCCATGGACGATGACGGTAAATGCCcagaaaaacaaatattaaaGTCTGCAAGTCTGATATGCTCCTGTTAAAGTAAGAAATCCCAGTAGGAACATGTCAGAGTTGCAgacatgactttaaaaaaaaaaatccccagtCCCTATTACAGGCTGAGGGGAATGTCATGCTGTGGCTTTCACACCTTGATATGACTTGATCTTGTCCTTAACATACCAGCCGTCTCCATTACCACAATAACCCCGGTCAACTCGGATTGACTATACACTGTCCAATTACGTACTGGTTAGTGGATGTGGCGGAAGCTTGATCTTTTTCCCCTGTGCCCTCAGTTACCATGGTGACGATGGGCATGAGTGTAGACGAGCTGCAGACGCTGACATCAGACGGTGCAACACTGGCCATGCAGCAGGTGATGATGGGAGGAcacagcgaggaggaggagggcgagagtgaggaggaagaagaggaggagggggctgACATGGCCGGATTGGAGTGACATGGCCGGATTGGAGTGACATACCACTACAGCGGGATGTGATGTCACACCCTCGTGCATGCCTGTGTTTGACAATATTACTCAACACTCATCAGTGTCCAAGACTATCCACACTAGGCCTTTAAGGTCCTACTAGAAACAGAGAAAAAAATATGCTATTTTtatatgtaaaatgtaaaatgtttggAATGAAGGCTGTTTATTTTCATTTAGCTTTTTTGCttagtgtttttatttttagatctttttttaaagaatatttaTGTATGAACATTGAATGTCCAATATGGCTGACCTGCTTTTCAAGGTCTGTTGGATTTCTCTAATAATAAAATGTTCAAGAAGGATATCCCTcatctttgttttttttgtttcagATTGTAGACGCGGTATTTCAGGGGAGGATATCGAACAGAGGATTTGTTGGAGGATGTATTGATAGTTGTGCAAAGATGTCTGAAACAAGAAATTCACACATGCTTATGAATGCAACATCAAAAAGGAATCATTTGAAAAAGCTTTTTcctaaaaatacatatttttatggTATTTTTCATATTTCTCTGCGAACACATCTGCTATGTAATGACATATCAAAGTATACTATACAAAGTACATGTTACAGCTATTCCATTTGTCTACATGCACCGTTTGTGTGTAGAGATGAAAGATGTCGACATACTAATGAGACCAAGCTTAGGCCCGGATTCAATCTGATCACCCTTTTTGGCTATGCCCCACTTACAGGCGACGTTACCGCGGTCATGGAGATCGCATTCAAAGTAAACGCTGCAGATGTctgctcaatcggaaatgacctcTTCATGTCAACCTTGCTACAATGCCGATCCTCCGCAGTCCGAATTGAATCCTGGCCCTAGTTCATCTCCCCAGTCTTCCATTTGTCGTTCACCATTTCCCTCCATCTTGTTTTTCTGACTTTAAAATAGAGCTATGGCTCAGCCTCAGATTGTGTCCGTTCACTGTGGTGCTTAAGAACAAATAAATAGTGTCTCTGAGTAAAGTACTCCATGTCAGCTACTGTATCCTTTGGGGATCAAGGGCTCAGTGCCTCTTCTTTCTGTGGGAAGATATCATAGAATGGGAGTATATTCATTTGGATGTTAAATAGACTAACAGATTTGTATATATCAATCATTC
This genomic interval from Oncorhynchus clarkii lewisi isolate Uvic-CL-2024 chromosome 18, UVic_Ocla_1.0, whole genome shotgun sequence contains the following:
- the LOC139373272 gene encoding homeobox protein PKNOX1-like isoform X4, whose protein sequence is MMEAHSASLDEYPEVDEVLVQMRVGADVEGDPEQSLSEGGAGSPSAMQPQTPMDTDKQAIYRHPLFPLLALLFEKCEQSTQSSDCVSSASFNVDIENFVRSQKKEGKVFFCDDPDVDNLMVKAIQVLRIHLLELEKVSDLCKDFCSRYIACLRTKMNSETLLSGGETDSPCSPVQIQTSSPLTGTLSPQGIVMSASALQQGNVTLTTVNSAGQVLAGGTVYQPITVVTPQGQVVGQAISPQTIRINNTQLQLQLNQDLSSFFTQEDSSPKSNKRGVLPKSATNIMRTWLFQHIGHPYPTEDEKKQLAIQTNLTLLQVNNWFINARRRILQPMMDSSASDTPKSRKRTPQSRPTQRFWPMANNIASAGVGQEVAMDDDVTMVTMGMSVDELQTLTSDGATLAMQQVMMGGHSEEEEGESEEEEEEEGADMAGLE